A genomic region of Leptidea sinapis chromosome 46, ilLepSina1.1, whole genome shotgun sequence contains the following coding sequences:
- the LOC126977948 gene encoding juvenile hormone esterase-like, whose product MNIVRYTVVLMCGSVCGFNVPTPVVRLSQGPVQGLRSLSGQNRYYNIPYAVAGRFQKPQDPPKWNNLYKATNHTLLIKCPQWLVYLTFGTEDCLYLDVYVPETAEPRVKLPVMIFFHGGSYYTGAKDLYDPEFLVLKNAIVVTANYRLGVLGFLCLGGISNLGLRDQVMALKWVQNNIAAFGGDPDNVTICGQSAGASSASMHLLSELSRGLFHKVILLSGSAFSVWAFNTEPQRPAFEDANKISTAYDVEDVLNVFRNASLDNLIKATTDVSTNPRYFKYSPCIDVDSMEPFFLDMPYNLVTSGRFNKVPVMMGYTDLEGSYFYSLLYPDTVAKLNDNLDEMLPSLFSWCSRKDKTLISRKIREHYFGDEKVTLDSVQNLIKFYSDWVAYATSSATSALLTKYSEQPVYNYQFSYEGGREYAKFTTVPHIQGTTHSGELFYVFKPQGISLPLSGRDANFIDRLTTMIKNFMLYSDPTPRGRGTLSVRWPRATSAASNTLVLTDTPRVLATPAPHHAGQFFYELLCAYGWPGYVPCESRRMCNRE is encoded by the exons ATGAATATTGTGAGGTATACAGTTGTGTTGATGTGTGGTTCGGTCTGTGGCTTCAACGTACCAACCCCGGTAGTGAGGTTAAGTCAAGGTCCAGTGCAGGGTCTGAGGAGCTTGTCCGGACAAAACCGGTATTATAATATACCGTACGCGGTGGCTGGCCGGTTTCAG AAGCCACAAGATCCGCCCAAATGGAACAACCTATATAAAGCCACAAACCACACATTACTTATAAAATGTCCTCAGTGGCTGGTGTACCTCACCTTCGGCACCGAGGACTGCTTGTACCTTGACGTGTACGTACCGGAGACGGCGGAGCCGCGCGTCAAACTACCCGTCATGATTTTCTTCCACGGCGGCTCGTACTACACCGGCGCGAAAGACCTTTATGATCCTGAATTCCTGGTCCTTAAGAATGCTATCGTAGTAACTGCTAACTATAGGCTGGGAGTTCTCGGCTTCCTGTGCCTTGGTGGTATATCTAATCTAGGTCTGAGGGATCAAGTAATGGCCTTAAAATGGGTCCAGAATAATATAGCTGCGTTTGGCGGAGATCCAGATAATGTAACAATTTGTGGCCAAAGTGCTGGAGCCAGTTCAGCCTCTATGCATCTTTTATCCGAATTAAGCAGAGGGTTATttcataaagtaatattgttGAGTGGCTCAGCCTTCTCTGTTTGGGCATTCAATACTGAGCCTCAGCGCCCCGCCTTTGAAGATGCGAACAAAATTTCAACTGCGTATGATGTGGAAGATGTGTTAAATGTATTTCGTAATGCGTCCTTGGATAACCTAATTAAAGCGACCACTGATGTTTCCACTAATCCgaggtattttaaatattctccGTGTATAGACGTGGACAGTATGGAACCATTTTTCCTCGACATGCCGTACAACTTGGTGACGTCAGGGAGGTTCAATAAAGTACCCGTCATGATGGGCTACACTGATTTAGAAGGCTCATATTTCTACTCTTTGTTGTATCCAGACACTGTTGCAAAACTAAATGACAACCTGGACGAGATGCTTCCATCTCTGTTTAGTTGGTGCTCACGCAAAGACAAAACCCTAATAAGTAGAAAGATACGCGAGCACTACTTTGGCGATGAGAAAGTAACTCTGGATTCTGTACAAAATTTGATTAAGTTCTACTCCGATTGGGTAGCCTATGCCACGTCATCCGCGACTTCCGCACTGCTCACCAAATATTCCGAACAGCCCGTGTATAATTACCAGTTCTCTTACGAAGGGGGGAGAGAATATGCAAAGTTTACTACAGTACCACACATACAGGGTACGACGCATAGCGGGGAGCTGTTCTACGTGTTCAAGCCGCAGGGGATATCTTTACCGCTATCGGGCAGAGATGCCAACTTTATTGACAGGCTTACTACAATGATAAAGAATTTTATGTTGTATAG CGACCCTACCCCGAGGGGCCGCGGGACGCTATCTGTGCGGTGGCCACGTGCCACCTCCGCTGCATCCAACACGCTGGTGCTGACAGACACGCCGCGCGTGTTGGCAACGCCGGCCCCGCACCACGCGGGCCAGTTCTTCTACGAGCTGCTGTGCGCGTACGGCTGGCCCGGCTACGTGCCCTGCGAGTCTCGCCGCATGTGCAACCGAGAGTGA